The nucleotide window ggagttttgtgaatCTTAATTTCCAATATCAAATCGGCAACTCCtaaatctttcatatcaaacttactagCTAGCATACGCTTAGTAGCTTTTATATTAGCAATGTCCTTGCTCATTATcagcatgtcatccacatataggcATATAATGACCTCCTTATTcggagtgtctttaatgtagacacatttatcacattcattgatcttaaatccatttgacaACATGGTTTAATCAAACTTTACATGCCATTGTttcggtgcttgttttagtccataaagtgacttaacaagtttgcatactttcttttctttaccggGAACTATGAAGCCCTTAGGCTGTTCCATGTAAATCTCTTCCTCCagctctccatttaagaaggagattttcacatccatttgatggatttcaagaTCGTATACTGCAGCCAGGGCAATTAATAtccgaattgatgtaatcctagtcactggcgagtatgtgtcaaaataatcaagacaTTCTTTctgtctaaagcctttgacaacaagtcttgctttatatttgtcaacacTTCCATAATCTTTCATCTTCCTTTTGAAGATCCATTTCAAACCCAAGGGTTTGTtccctggaggaagatcaaccaactcccaggtatgattgcttaagattgattcaatctcactattgacagccTCCTTCCAAGAGGTTGAGTCGCTAGACAACATAGCTTCcttgaatgtttgaggctcactttcaagaaggaatgttacaaaatcatatccaAATGAAGTAGctgtcctttgacatttactgCGCCTTGGGCTCTTTTCATTAGGttcattctcttttggttcttctcgAGGTCGTTTAGAACCCCCACTAGATGACTCAAGTCTAGTTTTATACAGATAGATATGTTCAAAGAATTCAACATTATCTGAATTCATTACCGTATTGTCATGAATATCCAGATgttcggacttatgaaccaaaaattGACATGACTTACTATTTGtggcatatccaatgaatacacaatccacccctattttcaccctcttaggtataggaacctggactttggctagacatccccacactttgaaatatttcaagttgggtgttctacctttccatttctcatatgggaTAACATGTGTCTTGGTGTGAGGCACTCTATTGAGTATTCGATTTGCTGTAAGGATAGCTTCCCCCataagttttgtggtaaacctgaactgataagtaaggcattcatcatttcctttaaagttcGGTTTTTTCTTTCCGCAATTCCATAAGATTGAGGAGAGTAAggtgcagtagtttgatggatgattccattttccaaacatatttctgcaaatggagattcatattctccacctctatcacttctgatcattttgatccttttatccaactgattttcaacttcagttttatattgccgGAGTGCATCTATTACTTCATCCTTACTATTTagcaaatatacataacaatatctagtgcaatcgtcaataaaagttatgaaatactttttcccaccacgtgatggtgttgacttcatgttACAAATGTTAGTGTGAATCAGTTCTAAGGGATATaaattcctttcaacagatttataaggatgcttaacatacttagattcaacgcaaacttgacattttgatttattgcactcaaatttaggcaaaacatttaagttaatcagtttttagaaggttttgttattAACGTGTCCCAAATGTTCATGCCATAAACAtttagactcaagcaagtaagaagaagcagaatttttattcatatcaactgcAATTACATTGAGTTTGAAGAGGCCTTCagtgaggtaaccttttcctacatacatctcattcttacttactataactttatcagaaacaaatacacatttgaatccgTTCTTAGTCAGAACTGGTATAGAGACTAAATTCTTTCGCAATTTCGGAACATACAAGACCCTGTTCAAAGTCACCACCTTGCCCGATAACATTTTCAAGTGGACCTTGCCAGTTACTTCAACCTTTGCAGTAGCGGAGTTCGCCATAAATAACTTCTCGTCTGCTGGTGTTGGAGTATATGATGCaaataattctttgttggcACAAACATGACATGAGGTACCATAATCTATCCACCATTCTCTTGGATTTCCAACCAAGTTGCATTCTGAAAGCATTTGcttgatccttcttcttgtCCTTTTTGGGACCCCGACATTCAGTAGCCCTATGACCATGTTTGCCACAATTGAAGTATCTTtcattgaatttcttcttaggaggattgctTTATGGACCAgatgctttctttcttttctttgattttgtgggatcttcttcaacaatattaactccaGATATTGCTGAATTACCACGCGACCTTTTTTCTGCAGCCTTGTTATCCTTTTCGATTCTCTGCCTTACCATGAGATCTTCAACAGTCATCTCCTTGCATTTATGTTTTaagtagtttttgaagtccttccacaacggaggtaacttctcaataatgGCCGCCATTTGAAAAACATCATTGACAATCAATCCTACATTAAAGATTATGTAAGTATTAAGAGTAGActtaatattttcaacataggcattaaataaatttataccttcagCAAGGAGATCATGGATTATGACCTGCACTTCTTGAACTTGGGTGACGACAGTCTTACtgtctatcatcttatagtCCAAAAACTTTGCCACAATGAACTTCTTCATTCCAACATCCTctgttttgtacttcttttctaaaGCATCCCAGAGTTCTTTTGAGGTCTTGACATTATTGTATACATTGT belongs to Solanum stenotomum isolate F172 chromosome 1, ASM1918654v1, whole genome shotgun sequence and includes:
- the LOC125854722 gene encoding uncharacterized protein LOC125854722; its protein translation is MTNSSQVNVGTVSAATTLVAHNRSNVALAPAKKPAKFSGVDFKRWQQKMFFYLTTLSLQSGLQEDLYNVYNNVKTSKELWDALEKKYKTEDVGMKKFIVAKFLDYKMIDSKTVVTQVQEVQVIIHDLLAEGLIVNDVFQMAAIIEKLPPLWKDFKNYLKHKCKEMTVEDLMVRQRIEKDNKAAEKRSRGLLNVGVPKRTRRRIKQMLSECNLVGNPREWWIDYGTSCHVCANKELFASYTPTPADEKLFMANSATAKVEVTGKVHLKMLSGKVVTLNRVFFSRNIVEANLGFEDDRCFING